The following proteins are encoded in a genomic region of Armatimonadota bacterium:
- a CDS encoding transglycosylase SLT domain-containing protein: MTRRAAVLLLLAGAVVATSVGPAAPAAAASAAPAAAASAGPPAPAAAVPARAEPPSALTHGVALYRRGHLRAAEAAFRRAVVLRPRDPQAHQWLAAVLYHRRRLADARAVLRRALALAPHSPDLWLWFGYVQAQRGDVAGARHAFRQVLRLRPAGPAAELARRGLWALQPLTSPAARRAPAAAPAVLDPRTYHRLARAYNPALSEVEASLIAAAILGYGHHYNLDPRLIVSVIAIESGFAPRARSPKGAMGLGQLMPATAAALGVDADDPVQNVYGTVRVLRGHLDRYGWTNLHLALAAYNAGKGAVARYGGVPPYAETRWYVYNVMTLYRRLLARYPASPTEGDRRPSPEGSPRSVPGSRRVGGG; the protein is encoded by the coding sequence GTGACCCGCCGGGCGGCCGTGCTCCTGCTGCTCGCGGGGGCGGTGGTGGCGACGTCCGTCGGCCCGGCCGCCCCGGCCGCCGCCGCGTCTGCCGCCCCGGCCGCCGCCGCGTCCGCCGGCCCGCCCGCTCCCGCCGCCGCGGTGCCAGCCCGGGCCGAGCCGCCCTCCGCCCTGACGCACGGGGTAGCGCTCTATCGCCGCGGGCACCTGCGCGCCGCCGAGGCGGCCTTCCGCCGCGCGGTGGTCTTGCGGCCGCGCGACCCGCAGGCTCACCAGTGGCTGGCCGCCGTCCTCTACCACCGGCGCCGTCTCGCCGACGCGCGCGCCGTGCTGCGGCGGGCCCTCGCCCTGGCCCCCCACAGCCCCGACCTGTGGCTGTGGTTCGGGTACGTGCAGGCGCAGCGGGGTGATGTGGCCGGAGCCCGCCACGCCTTCCGGCAGGTCCTGCGGCTGCGCCCCGCCGGCCCGGCCGCCGAGCTGGCGCGGCGCGGCCTGTGGGCCCTCCAGCCGCTGACCTCGCCGGCGGCGCGCCGCGCTCCGGCCGCGGCGCCGGCGGTGCTCGACCCGCGCACCTACCACCGCCTCGCCCGCGCCTACAACCCGGCGTTGAGCGAGGTGGAGGCCTCGCTCATCGCCGCCGCCATCCTAGGCTACGGCCACCACTACAACCTCGACCCGCGCCTGATTGTCTCGGTGATCGCCATCGAGTCCGGGTTCGCGCCGCGGGCCCGGTCGCCCAAGGGGGCCATGGGGCTGGGGCAGCTGATGCCGGCCACCGCCGCCGCCCTGGGAGTGGACGCCGACGACCCGGTGCAGAACGTCTACGGGACGGTGCGGGTGTTGCGGGGCCACCTGGACCGGTACGGCTGGACCAACCTCCACCTGGCGCTGGCGGCCTACAACGCGGGCAAGGGCGCGGTGGCGCGGTACGGGGGCGTCCCGCCCTACGCGGAGACCCGCTGGTACGTCTACAACGTCATGACACTCTACCGCCGGCTGCTGGCCCGCTATCCGGCGTCGCCGACCGAAGGCGACCGCCGCCCGTCGCCCGAAGGAAGCCCGCGGTCGGTGCCGGGGAGCCGCCGGGTCGGGGGCGGCTGA
- a CDS encoding HD domain-containing protein, translating to MRLTDNTRSVLILRLAAVAVGVLFVLVDPSAGLAGALPHRSPLGPLLLLGLLAVSTVLGPLLLARTRHRARAEAAWLATDLLLVGGLTRLTAGADSVFYLYFPVVLAWSAVGTGPLSGALAGLAAAAVFGLLAGAQSGLRAVVQTAVLLPLLGGVLGSARLLHRRSLLARLEAARAARAQWQRLDRAASTMRQMAALPLETRVERFLTDLLEVGRADVGLVALLDEDGVPTVAGVRNLELREWRGRRVLPDSGVVARVLGAGEVAVTERMDLDPEWTESFAGLEAAAALAVPLQIEGRTLGFALAGRSNGRRFSRNEVEALRVLADQATVVIHDARVQEQLRDLLYSAVNTLTAALEAKDPYTRGHSQRVATSAAAIAAEMGLPPEQVEQIRLASLLHDIGKIATPEHILRKRGSLSAEERLIVNQHAERGAAILREMRPFRPLVDLVLHHQESYDGTGYPDGLAGEAIPLGARIIRVADTFDALISDRPYRRGKSLTEAVEEVRRMAGTTLDPAVVETFLRVLATKPPFDIQLRMWREGS from the coding sequence GTGCGGCTCACCGACAACACCCGGAGCGTGCTCATCCTGCGGCTCGCCGCCGTCGCGGTGGGCGTCCTCTTCGTCCTCGTCGACCCTTCGGCCGGCCTGGCCGGCGCCCTGCCCCACCGCTCTCCGCTCGGGCCCCTCCTCCTGTTGGGGCTGCTGGCGGTCAGCACTGTGCTCGGGCCCCTCCTGCTCGCCCGCACCCGGCACCGCGCCCGGGCGGAGGCCGCCTGGCTGGCCACCGACCTGCTCCTCGTCGGCGGGCTCACCCGCCTGACCGCGGGGGCGGACAGCGTCTTCTACCTGTACTTCCCGGTCGTCCTGGCCTGGTCGGCGGTCGGGACCGGCCCGCTCAGCGGGGCGCTGGCCGGGCTGGCCGCGGCGGCCGTCTTCGGCCTGCTGGCCGGTGCGCAGAGCGGCCTGCGGGCGGTCGTGCAGACCGCCGTCCTCCTCCCCCTCCTCGGCGGCGTGCTGGGCTCGGCCCGCCTCCTCCACCGCCGCAGCCTCCTCGCCCGGCTGGAGGCGGCCCGCGCCGCGCGGGCGCAGTGGCAGCGGCTCGACCGCGCCGCCTCGACGATGCGCCAGATGGCGGCCCTCCCCCTGGAGACGCGGGTGGAGCGCTTCCTCACGGACCTCCTGGAGGTGGGGCGCGCCGACGTCGGCCTGGTGGCCCTGCTGGACGAGGACGGGGTGCCGACGGTGGCCGGCGTGCGCAACCTGGAGCTGCGGGAGTGGCGCGGCCGGCGGGTGCTGCCGGACAGCGGGGTCGTGGCGCGGGTGCTGGGGGCGGGTGAGGTGGCGGTGACGGAGCGGATGGACCTCGACCCGGAGTGGACCGAGTCCTTCGCCGGGTTGGAGGCGGCGGCCGCGCTGGCGGTGCCCCTCCAGATCGAGGGGCGGACCCTCGGCTTCGCCCTGGCCGGGCGCTCCAACGGGCGGCGCTTCTCCCGGAACGAGGTGGAAGCGCTGCGCGTGCTGGCCGACCAGGCCACTGTGGTCATCCACGACGCGCGCGTGCAGGAGCAGCTGCGCGACCTCCTCTACAGCGCCGTGAACACGCTCACCGCCGCGCTGGAGGCGAAGGATCCCTACACCCGCGGCCACTCCCAGCGGGTGGCCACCAGCGCGGCGGCCATCGCCGCGGAGATGGGCCTGCCGCCCGAGCAGGTGGAGCAGATCCGCCTGGCCAGCCTGTTGCACGACATCGGGAAGATCGCCACCCCCGAGCACATCCTGCGCAAGCGCGGGAGCCTCTCGGCCGAGGAGCGGCTGATCGTGAACCAGCACGCCGAGCGCGGCGCGGCCATCCTGCGGGAGATGCGGCCCTTCCGGCCCCTCGTCGACCTGGTCCTCCACCACCAGGAGAGCTACGACGGCACCGGCTACCCCGACGGGCTGGCCGGGGAGGCGATCCCGCTCGGCGCGCGCATCATCCGCGTGGCCGACACCTTCGACGCCCTCATCTCCGACCGCCCCTACCGGCGCGGGAAGAGCCTGACCGAGGCGGTGGAGGAGGTGCGGCGGATGGCGGGCACCACCCTCGACCCGGCGGTCGTGGAGACCTTCCTGCGCGTCCTGGCCACCAAACCGCCCTTCGACATCCAGCTGCGCATGTGGCGGGAGGGCTCGTGA
- a CDS encoding YqeG family HAD IIIA-type phosphatase translates to MRLLDLFRPRLRRRSVFDIDLEALRAQGIRGLILDLDNTLLPHGSREVTDAVLVWMRRVREAGLGAVLVTNSRARRVTTVAERLGIPVARGFIKPAVSMLRQAMALMGTGPAETAMIGDQLLTDMLAGNRLGLYTILVTPLSPRELPTTRYLSRRVERWLLRLLDLPPAESER, encoded by the coding sequence GTGAGGCTGCTCGACCTCTTCCGGCCCCGGCTGCGCCGGCGCTCGGTCTTCGACATCGACCTCGAAGCGCTGCGCGCCCAGGGCATCCGCGGCCTCATCCTCGACCTGGACAACACCCTCCTGCCCCACGGCAGCCGCGAGGTCACCGACGCGGTCCTGGTCTGGATGCGCCGGGTGCGCGAGGCGGGCTTGGGCGCCGTGCTGGTGACGAACAGCCGCGCCCGCCGCGTGACCACGGTGGCCGAGCGCCTCGGCATCCCGGTGGCGCGGGGCTTCATCAAGCCGGCGGTCTCGATGCTGCGCCAGGCGATGGCGCTCATGGGGACGGGCCCCGCGGAGACCGCCATGATCGGCGACCAGCTCCTCACCGACATGCTGGCCGGCAACCGCCTGGGGCTCTACACCATCCTGGTGACCCCGCTCAGCCCCCGCGAGCTGCCCACGACCCGCTACCTGAGCCGCCGCGTCGAGCGGTGGCTGCTCCGCCTGCTGGACCTGCCCCCCGCCGAATCGGAGCGCTAG
- the mltG gene encoding endolytic transglycosylase MltG, protein MRLVAAVLILGALAGAAGAFAVGAAAVAPRDPAGPVRVVQIPPGATVRQIARRLAQAGLLRSPAAFEVAARVRRLEGRLQSGEYALSPAMSTLEILDRLARGQVLLHPLTIPEGSTLVQIADLLAARGLGDRTAFLRVATEEGATFPHPFLPGRPNLEGYLFPDTYHLPRGLPARQVVARMLDRFGERVPQAWRALARAQGVSFHEAVIIASLVEREARIPDEQPVIAGVIYNRLRRGMRLEIDATVLYALGQHRPVVTERDLQVDSPYNTYRHAGLPPGPIANPGWGALRAALAPARVPYLFYVLRPDGRHAFSRTFEEHLANVRRYRR, encoded by the coding sequence CTGCGGCTGGTCGCAGCGGTCCTGATCCTGGGGGCCCTGGCCGGTGCGGCCGGGGCCTTTGCCGTGGGCGCGGCGGCGGTCGCTCCGCGCGACCCCGCCGGCCCCGTCCGGGTGGTGCAGATCCCCCCCGGAGCCACCGTCCGCCAGATCGCCCGTCGGCTGGCCCAGGCCGGGCTCCTGCGCTCACCCGCCGCGTTCGAGGTGGCGGCCCGGGTGCGGCGGCTGGAGGGCCGGCTGCAGTCCGGGGAGTACGCGCTCTCCCCGGCCATGTCCACGCTCGAGATCCTCGACCGCCTGGCCCGGGGTCAGGTGCTCCTCCACCCGCTCACGATCCCCGAGGGGTCCACCCTGGTGCAGATCGCCGACCTGCTGGCCGCCCGGGGGCTGGGGGACCGGACGGCCTTCCTGCGCGTGGCCACGGAGGAGGGGGCGACCTTCCCCCACCCGTTCCTCCCGGGCCGCCCTAATCTGGAAGGCTACCTCTTCCCCGACACCTACCACCTGCCGCGGGGGCTGCCCGCGCGGCAGGTGGTCGCCCGCATGCTCGACCGCTTCGGGGAGCGGGTGCCCCAGGCGTGGCGCGCCCTCGCCCGCGCCCAGGGCGTCTCCTTCCACGAGGCCGTCATCATCGCCTCGCTGGTGGAGCGGGAGGCCCGGATCCCCGACGAGCAGCCGGTGATCGCCGGGGTCATCTACAACCGGCTGCGCCGGGGGATGCGCCTGGAGATCGACGCCACCGTCCTCTACGCCCTGGGCCAGCACCGGCCGGTGGTCACCGAACGCGACCTGCAGGTGGACTCGCCCTACAACACCTACCGGCATGCCGGGCTCCCCCCGGGGCCGATCGCCAACCCGGGGTGGGGGGCGCTGCGGGCCGCGCTCGCGCCGGCGCGCGTGCCCTACCTCTTCTACGTCCTCCGCCCCGACGGCCGCCACGCCTTCAGCCGCACCTTCGAGGAGCACCTGGCCAACGTGCGGCGCTACCGACGGTGA
- the ruvX gene encoding Holliday junction resolvase RuvX, translated as MLALDLGTRRIGVALSDPGGVIAQPHGVIERRGLRETLEHVAALVAAHGVARVVVGEPRTLAGRAGRQAAAAARFVRALQARVPVPVERVDERLSTAAAERALLAGGASRARRRATRDAVAAALILQTYLDRRRAAGAPGADPPGPATRSSPGRSSSVGPSAFLVGGKETVLDSVGRARPEVAGVGTKRETISLVDDQGNEHEFNVVDVIEVESRRYAVLQPTEGGDEAVIFRVEDDETLSVLEDEEEFNRVAAALEDLEEDEDIVDLEDEDDEDLEDEEDLEDEDLEDDLEDLEDEDEEAFDEEDEDPEDEEE; from the coding sequence GTGCTCGCGCTGGACCTGGGGACGCGCCGCATCGGCGTCGCCCTCAGCGACCCCGGCGGCGTGATTGCGCAACCGCACGGGGTCATCGAGCGGCGCGGGCTGCGGGAGACGCTGGAGCACGTGGCCGCCCTGGTGGCCGCCCACGGGGTGGCGCGCGTGGTGGTCGGCGAGCCGCGGACGCTGGCGGGACGCGCCGGCCGGCAGGCCGCAGCAGCCGCACGCTTCGTGCGCGCGCTGCAGGCCCGGGTGCCGGTGCCGGTGGAGCGGGTGGACGAGCGCCTCAGCACCGCCGCGGCGGAGCGCGCCCTCCTGGCCGGCGGGGCGTCGCGCGCCCGCCGCCGGGCCACGCGCGACGCGGTGGCGGCGGCCCTCATCCTGCAGACCTACCTGGACCGCCGCCGCGCCGCGGGGGCGCCGGGGGCCGACCCGCCCGGCCCGGCCACGCGGTCGTCCCCGGGGCGTTCCTCGTCGGTGGGCCCCAGCGCCTTCCTTGTCGGTGGGAAAGAAACTGTGCTAGACTCCGTTGGCCGTGCGAGGCCGGAGGTGGCGGGAGTGGGCACGAAGCGGGAGACGATCAGCCTGGTCGACGACCAGGGCAACGAGCACGAGTTCAACGTCGTGGACGTCATCGAGGTCGAGTCGCGTCGCTACGCGGTCCTCCAGCCCACCGAGGGGGGCGACGAGGCGGTGATCTTCCGGGTGGAGGACGACGAGACCCTCTCCGTCCTCGAGGACGAGGAGGAGTTCAACCGCGTGGCCGCCGCCCTCGAGGACCTCGAAGAGGACGAGGACATCGTCGACCTCGAGGACGAAGACGACGAAGACCTCGAGGACGAGGAAGACCTCGAGGACGAGGACCTGGAGGACGACCTGGAAGACCTCGAAGACGAAGACGAGGAGGCGTTCGACGAGGAGGACGAGGACCCGGAGGACGAGGAGGAGTAG
- the alaS gene encoding alanine--tRNA ligase, protein MRWTEVARTFLDFFAARGHTVVPSSSLVPAEDPTLLFTNAGMVQFKNVFLGLERRPYDRAVTLQKVLRVSGHHNDLETVGPSPRHHTFFQMLGNFAFGAYFKREAIRYAWELMTEGYGVSPDRLVFTVFATDEEAYQAWRALGVPPERVLRMGEKTNFWMMGPVGPVGPTSEVHYDWGPQACTCRRPDCSVALDNDCGRWLEIWNLVFMQYDQAADGTRTPLPRPGVDTGMGLERMVAVLQQAPTNFDTDLFTPLMARIQALLGHDDAARAREIVAYRVIADHARAAAFLIADGVMPGNEGRPYVLRMIMRRAIRFGRRAGLERPFLHEVADTVVEAMGEVYPELVERRALIRRTILAEEERFGQTLAAGLARLAETMAEVRRRGERVIPGEAAFRLYDTFGFPLEMTRDVAREHGLQVDEAGFQAAMARQRERARAAAGTAAGEEVRAADLADLPPTTFTGYARLVGRATVLAVLQEGRRVEAAGEGAAVDVVLDRTPFYPEGGGQVGDRGRLQAQGVEVVLEDTQRVGSVILHRGRVGRGTVRVGQQVRAAVDAVARRDTMRNHTATHLLHRALHEIVGEHARQAGSLVAPDRLRFDFTHLAALTPEERAAVERRVNEKILEALPVRARWLPYDEALARGAMALFGEKYGERVRMVEIAGYSRELCGGTHVPLTSDIGLFKIVAEGSAAAGIRRIEAVTGRGAHAYVERLEAQLREAAEALRVAPAEVPARVRRLLEQVRQLEQERGARPAADVERLLGAVREVEGVRVLTARVDGLGHDALRRVGDEVRARLGSGVVVLASVVNEKVAMVAMVTPDLVARGLQADALARHAAAVLGGSGGGRAELAQAGGRDVARVEAALGSVPDAVRAALAPAGR, encoded by the coding sequence ATGAGGTGGACAGAGGTCGCCCGCACCTTCCTCGACTTCTTCGCCGCCCGCGGGCACACCGTGGTCCCGAGCTCGTCGCTGGTCCCGGCGGAGGACCCCACGCTGCTCTTCACCAACGCCGGGATGGTGCAGTTCAAGAACGTCTTCCTGGGGCTGGAGCGCCGTCCGTACGACCGGGCGGTGACCCTGCAGAAGGTCCTGCGCGTCTCCGGCCACCACAACGACCTGGAGACGGTCGGGCCCTCCCCGCGCCACCACACCTTCTTCCAGATGCTCGGCAACTTCGCCTTTGGCGCCTACTTCAAGCGGGAGGCGATCCGCTACGCCTGGGAGCTGATGACCGAGGGGTACGGGGTGAGCCCCGACCGCCTGGTCTTCACCGTCTTCGCCACCGACGAGGAGGCCTACCAGGCCTGGCGGGCGCTCGGCGTGCCGCCGGAGCGCGTCCTGCGCATGGGGGAGAAGACCAACTTCTGGATGATGGGCCCGGTCGGCCCGGTGGGCCCCACCTCCGAGGTCCACTACGACTGGGGGCCCCAGGCCTGCACCTGCCGGCGCCCCGACTGCAGCGTGGCCCTGGACAACGACTGCGGCCGCTGGCTGGAGATCTGGAACCTGGTCTTCATGCAGTACGACCAGGCCGCTGACGGCACCCGGACGCCCCTGCCCCGGCCCGGGGTGGATACGGGCATGGGGCTGGAGCGCATGGTGGCGGTGCTGCAGCAGGCCCCCACCAACTTCGACACCGACCTCTTCACCCCGCTCATGGCCCGCATCCAGGCGCTGCTGGGCCACGACGACGCCGCCCGCGCCCGGGAGATCGTGGCCTACCGGGTCATCGCCGACCACGCCCGCGCCGCGGCCTTCCTCATCGCCGACGGGGTGATGCCGGGGAACGAGGGCCGCCCCTATGTGCTGCGGATGATCATGCGCCGGGCCATCCGCTTCGGGCGGCGCGCGGGGCTCGAGCGGCCCTTCCTGCACGAGGTCGCCGACACCGTGGTGGAGGCCATGGGCGAGGTCTACCCCGAGCTGGTCGAGCGGCGCGCCCTCATCCGCCGCACCATCCTGGCCGAGGAGGAGCGCTTCGGGCAGACGCTGGCGGCGGGGCTGGCCCGGCTGGCGGAGACGATGGCCGAGGTGCGCCGCCGCGGCGAGCGGGTCATCCCCGGCGAGGCGGCCTTCCGCCTCTACGACACCTTCGGCTTCCCCCTGGAGATGACGCGCGACGTGGCCCGCGAGCACGGCCTCCAGGTGGACGAGGCCGGCTTCCAGGCGGCGATGGCGCGCCAGCGGGAGCGGGCTCGCGCCGCGGCCGGCACCGCCGCCGGGGAGGAGGTGCGGGCCGCGGACCTGGCCGACCTGCCGCCCACCACCTTCACCGGGTACGCCCGGCTGGTCGGCCGGGCCACCGTCCTCGCCGTCCTGCAGGAGGGGCGGCGGGTCGAGGCGGCCGGCGAGGGCGCGGCGGTGGACGTGGTCCTGGACCGCACGCCTTTCTACCCCGAGGGTGGCGGCCAGGTGGGGGACCGTGGCCGCCTGCAGGCGCAGGGGGTGGAGGTCGTCCTCGAGGACACCCAGCGGGTCGGCAGCGTCATCCTCCACCGCGGCCGGGTGGGGCGGGGGACGGTGCGCGTGGGGCAGCAGGTGCGCGCGGCGGTCGACGCCGTGGCCCGCCGCGACACCATGCGCAACCACACCGCCACCCATCTGCTCCACCGTGCCCTCCACGAGATCGTGGGGGAGCACGCCCGCCAGGCCGGCTCCCTGGTGGCTCCCGACCGCCTGCGCTTCGACTTCACCCACCTGGCCGCCCTGACCCCGGAGGAGCGGGCGGCGGTGGAGCGGCGCGTGAACGAGAAGATCCTGGAGGCCCTTCCCGTGCGGGCGCGCTGGCTGCCCTATGACGAGGCCCTGGCGCGCGGGGCGATGGCGCTCTTCGGGGAGAAGTACGGCGAGCGCGTCCGCATGGTGGAGATCGCCGGGTACAGCCGCGAGCTGTGCGGCGGCACCCACGTCCCGCTGACGAGCGACATCGGGCTCTTCAAGATCGTGGCCGAGGGGAGTGCCGCTGCGGGGATCCGACGCATCGAGGCGGTCACCGGGCGCGGTGCGCACGCCTACGTGGAGCGGCTGGAGGCGCAGCTGCGCGAGGCCGCCGAGGCGCTGCGGGTGGCGCCGGCCGAAGTCCCCGCCCGGGTGCGCCGGCTGCTGGAGCAGGTCCGCCAGCTCGAGCAGGAACGGGGCGCGCGCCCGGCCGCCGACGTGGAGCGGCTGCTCGGGGCGGTGCGGGAGGTGGAGGGCGTGCGCGTCCTGACCGCACGCGTGGACGGGTTGGGGCACGACGCCCTGCGCCGCGTCGGCGACGAGGTGCGGGCCCGGTTGGGGTCGGGGGTGGTCGTGCTGGCCTCGGTGGTGAACGAGAAGGTGGCCATGGTGGCCATGGTCACGCCGGACCTGGTGGCCCGCGGGCTGCAGGCGGACGCGCTGGCCCGCCACGCCGCGGCAGTCCTCGGCGGGAGCGGCGGCGGCCGGGCCGAGCTGGCCCAGGCCGGCGGGCGGGACGTGGCGCGGGTGGAGGCGGCGCTCGGGAGCGTTCCCGACGCGGTGCGCGCCGCCCTCGCCCCGGCGGGGCGGTAG
- a CDS encoding aspartate aminotransferase family protein: MTDPREAEVLRAFERYERYIHPSFARLIRLAGLETLAVEADGAVVRDIYGREYLDFAAGIAVFVLGHRHPAVVAAVERELHRLPLSPRVPLDGLAGELAELLAQVTPGDLQYTFFCHSGTEANEGALKLARLATGRPGFVAAEGAFHGKTFGSLSVSGRDVFRDPFRPLLPEVRHVPFGDLAALEAAVDDTTAAVILEPIQGENGIVVPPDGYLRGARAACDRHGALLILDEVQTGMGHTGRLWACEWEGVTPDILTAAKGLGGGVAPLGAFIARPRAFDALARHPNPVLHSTTIMNRLAWAAAIATIRTIQAEGLLERALAIGERLLGGLREVQHRHPRLIREVRGRGALVGVEFVHSDVGLLVNMGLVERQVLGVFALNRQEVIRFAPPLIVTDAQVDRAVEAMGEACAAAEGLLGEVLEGAAS; this comes from the coding sequence GTGACCGACCCGCGTGAGGCCGAGGTCCTGCGGGCCTTCGAGCGCTACGAGCGCTACATCCACCCCAGTTTCGCCCGGCTGATCCGCCTGGCCGGCCTGGAGACGTTGGCCGTGGAGGCCGACGGGGCGGTGGTGCGCGACATCTACGGCCGCGAGTACCTGGACTTCGCCGCAGGCATCGCCGTCTTCGTCCTGGGGCACCGCCACCCCGCGGTGGTGGCGGCCGTGGAGCGGGAGCTGCACCGCCTGCCGCTGTCGCCGCGCGTCCCGCTGGACGGCCTCGCCGGAGAGCTGGCCGAACTGCTGGCCCAGGTCACCCCGGGCGACCTGCAGTACACCTTCTTCTGTCACAGCGGCACCGAGGCCAACGAGGGGGCGCTCAAGCTGGCGCGCCTGGCCACCGGCCGGCCGGGCTTCGTGGCCGCCGAAGGCGCCTTCCACGGGAAGACCTTCGGCTCGCTCAGTGTCTCCGGCCGCGACGTCTTCCGCGACCCGTTCCGGCCGCTGCTGCCCGAGGTGCGGCACGTCCCCTTCGGAGACCTGGCGGCGCTGGAGGCGGCGGTGGACGACACCACGGCCGCGGTCATCCTGGAACCCATCCAGGGGGAGAATGGCATCGTGGTGCCGCCGGACGGCTACCTGCGCGGCGCCCGCGCGGCGTGTGACCGGCACGGGGCCCTCCTCATCCTGGACGAGGTCCAGACGGGGATGGGGCACACCGGGCGGCTGTGGGCGTGCGAGTGGGAGGGGGTGACGCCGGACATCCTCACCGCGGCCAAGGGCCTCGGCGGCGGCGTGGCGCCACTGGGGGCCTTCATCGCGCGGCCCCGGGCCTTCGACGCGCTGGCCCGCCACCCCAACCCGGTACTGCACTCCACGACGATCATGAACCGCCTGGCCTGGGCGGCGGCCATCGCCACCATCCGCACCATCCAGGCGGAGGGGTTGCTGGAGCGGGCGCTGGCCATCGGGGAGCGGTTGCTCGGCGGGCTGCGTGAGGTGCAGCACCGCCACCCCCGGCTCATCCGCGAGGTGCGCGGGCGCGGGGCGCTCGTGGGGGTGGAGTTCGTCCACAGCGACGTCGGGTTGCTGGTGAACATGGGGCTGGTGGAGCGGCAGGTGCTGGGCGTCTTCGCCCTCAACCGCCAGGAGGTGATCCGCTTCGCCCCGCCGCTCATCGTCACCGACGCCCAGGTGGACCGGGCCGTGGAGGCCATGGGCGAGGCGTGCGCGGCGGCGGAGGGGCTGCTCGGCGAGGTGCTGGAGGGCGCGGCGTCATGA
- a CDS encoding NUDIX hydrolase, whose product MASRQGRPSEGAGPEGRPRGRPARPSAPSRPPGRGRPVKYARSAGGVVFRRGPAGPEVLLLRHESGKWMLPKGTIERGETPEAVALREVREETGLGNVRVAADLGEERYTFYWRAEGVLYQKTVHYYLLEFLGGEEPRPQREEGFVAAEWVPVDEAMARIRYKETREIVRRARDRLAAGQVA is encoded by the coding sequence ATGGCGTCGCGCCAGGGCCGACCCTCCGAGGGCGCAGGGCCGGAGGGACGTCCGCGGGGGCGGCCGGCCCGCCCCTCCGCACCCTCCCGGCCGCCGGGCCGCGGCCGGCCGGTCAAGTACGCCCGCAGCGCCGGCGGTGTCGTCTTCCGTCGCGGTCCCGCCGGTCCCGAGGTCCTGCTCCTGCGCCACGAGAGCGGCAAGTGGATGCTCCCCAAGGGGACCATCGAGCGGGGGGAGACCCCGGAGGCGGTGGCGCTGCGGGAGGTGCGCGAGGAGACTGGCCTGGGGAACGTGCGCGTGGCTGCGGACCTGGGCGAAGAGCGCTATACCTTCTACTGGCGGGCCGAAGGGGTCCTCTACCAGAAGACCGTGCACTACTACCTGCTCGAGTTCCTCGGCGGGGAGGAGCCGCGCCCGCAGCGCGAGGAGGGGTTCGTGGCCGCGGAGTGGGTGCCGGTCGACGAGGCGATGGCGCGCATCCGCTACAAGGAGACGCGGGAGATCGTGCGGCGGGCCCGCGACCGCCTGGCGGCCGGGCAGGTGGCCTGA
- the rpsU gene encoding 30S ribosomal protein S21 codes for MAEVRVGKDETLDSALRRFKRQVKRSGILTEAKRHEHYEKPSQKRRRKLARRKRR; via the coding sequence ATGGCGGAAGTGCGCGTGGGCAAGGATGAGACCCTGGACAGCGCCCTCCGGCGGTTCAAGCGGCAGGTCAAGCGGTCGGGCATCCTCACCGAGGCGAAGCGGCACGAACACTACGAGAAGCCCAGCCAGAAGCGCCGGCGGAAGCTGGCCCGGCGGAAGCGGCGCTAG